CAACCCCCGATGAGTGCCATCTGGCGGCTCTTCTCGGCATCGCACGCTGAAATGCAGTGAAGCTTGGTGCCCAGGGTGGCGTTCAATGTTTCTTGTGGTGGAAGTTGCACGAAGACCGTTCCGTCTTCGACCTTGACTTGAAAGGTCTGCAACTTGAAGTCCTCGCCGGAAAGGCATTCGCCAGACTCGAGCGAGAAGGTCTTCTTATGCAGCGGGCAGGCGACTTTCGGGACCCCTCCGGCATCGCCAATAATGCCGCGCGAAAGAACGAACGCATTCTTGTGTGGGCACATGTTCTGGCAGGCATACCAGTCGCTATGCGTCGTCGCCCGGAAGATAGCAATTTGAACGTCGCCATACTTCACCGCGGCACCGCCGTTGAGCGGGAAGTCGGCCTCGTTGCCCATGCTTACCCAAGTAAGCTCTTCTTCGGCCGGCAGATCATGCGAGATTGTTTCGCCGTTGAGCCCTTTGAGCTCGACCAGATTGACGCTGTTATCAGGCCAGTCGGCAGGACGCTGTTGATCACGTTCGGTGATGATCTCGATACCCAGTTCGCTTTCGTCGGTGTTGACGAACTGCTTGAAGAAGGCTCGCTTCTCAGGGTCTTCAACGACCGTCTTCCACTCGCACTGGTACGTATCGACCAGCATCTGCATTCGGGCTTCCAGCTCTTCGCAGATGTTTAGCGAGTCGTTAATCACCACGTCGCGGATGTGGTCGAGGCCTCCTTCCATCTTCTCAAGCCAAACGCTGGTGCGGGTCAGCTTATCGGCCGTCATGATGTAGTACATCAGAAAACGATCCATGTACTTCACCGCTGTTTCTTCGTCGATGTCGGCGACCAGCAGATCGGCGTGACGAGGACTTGCTCCACCATTGCCGCAGACATACAGGTTATAGCCGTTCTCAGTCGCAATCAGGCCAACGTCTTTCCCTTGGGCTTCGGCACATTCGCGAACGCAACCACTCACGGCGAATTTCAGCTTGTGGGGGGCGCGGATCCCGCGGTAACGGTTTTCGATTTGAATCGCGAAGCCCACCGAATCACCAACGCCATACCGGCACCAGGTACTGCCAACACAACTCTTCACCGTACGGACGGCTTTACCGTAGGCATGACCACTCTCGAAGCCGGCATCAATCAGTTCCGACCAGATATCTGGCAGGTCTTGCACCTTGGCACCAAACAGGTCGACACGCTGGCCGCCGGTGATCTTCGTATAAAGGTTGTACTTCTTGGCCACTTGGCCCAAGACAATCAACTTGTCGGGCGTGATCTCGCCGCCAGCCACGCGCGGAACGACGCTATAGGTCGCGTCGCGCTGAATGTTGGCCAGGAAGCGGTCGTTGGTGTCTTGCAGGGTTTTGTGCGATGCTTCCAGAATATGGTCATTCCAGAGCGAGGCAAAGATCGACGCGGCGGCTGGCTTGCAGATCTCGCAGCCATCTCCCTTGCCGTGAGAAGCCAACAGGTCGTCGAACGTTTTGATCTCTTTGATTTTGACGATCTCGAACAGCTCTTGCCGCGAGTAGGCGAAGTGTTCGCACAGGTCTTTGCTCAGCGTCTTGCCAGCCGCGGCCAGTTCGGCTGTAAGGATATCGGTTACCAGCGGCATACAACCGCCGCAGCCACCACCCGCTGAAGTGCACTTCTTGACTTCGGCAGGGGTCATCAAGTCGTTGTCACGAATGGCCGCGCAGATTTGACCTTTGGTGACGTTGTTGCACGAACAGATCTGGGCGCTGTCCGGCATGCTCTCGGCACCACCCAGGGCGGAAGCACCGCCGCCGTTCCCACTGGTTCCCATTAAGTCGCTCGGGGAACAAGGTAAAGCATCACCACTTTTCGCGAAGACTGACAGCGTACCATACTCCGAGGCATCACCAACCAAGATGCCCCCCAGCAAAGTCTTACCATCTTTGCTGAACAACAGCTTCTTGTAGTTGCCCTGGAAGGGATCTTCGACGACCAGCGATGTGCTGACGTCCTCGCTGGCTTCGTAGTTACCGAAGCTGGCGACATCCACTCCCATCAGTTTCAGCTTGGTCGAAAGATCCGTTCCACTGAATTTCAGATCTTTGCCGCACAGGTTGCCAGCGACGATCTCAGCCATTTCGTAGCCAGGCGCGACCAGGCCGTAGATCATTCCAGAGTGAAGAGCGACCTCGCCGATGGCGAAGATTTTGGGATCGGACGTTCGCAGGAGATCGTCGACCGAAACACCACCACGCGGTCCGATATCGAGACCGGCTTCCTTTGCCACGTCGTCGCGTGGGCGAATACCGGCCGAGACGATGATCATATCGACGTCCAGTTCCGTGTCGTCGGTGAAGACCATCTTCTCGACTTTGCCATCTCCTTGGACCAGCTTGGTTCCCTTGTTCAAGTGAACATCGACCCCGAGCTCTTCGATCTTTTGCACCAGCAGCTTCGATCCGCGGTCGTCTACCTGGCGAGGCATCAGTCGCGGTGCAAACTCAATCACGTGGGTTTTCATACCCAGGTCGAAAGCCGCTTTAGCCGCCTCCAGGCCCAGCAGGCCACCGCCAATCACAGCACACGTTTTGGCCGTCTTGCCGTGTTCAATGATCTTCTCGAGGTCTTCGATTGTGCGGTAAACGTAGACGCCGTGCATGTTGATCCCATCCACCGGCGGCACGAACGGATACGAGCCGGTTGCCAGAACAACATAGTCGTATGCGATCTTGGCCCCTTTTTCGGAATAGACGACCTGCTTGTCGCGGTCGATTTTATGGGCTCGGTCACCCAGGTGCAGTTCGACGCCATGTTCCTGGTACCACTCGAGCCGGGCAATCATCAGCTTTTCCGCATCGCGATGGGCAAAGAAGGACGTCAGCCCGACGCGATCGTAGGCAGCTCTTGGTTCTTCGCAGAAGGTGACGATTTTGTATTGCCGTGCTTGATCGAAGTCGACGAGCTTCTCGACGAATCGGTGCCCGACCATTCCGTTGCCGATCACCACAATGGTTTGCTGATCGTCTGTCACCATGAGTTCGATTTCCTCGTTTAGGATGCACTTACGCAGTTTGCCGCCTGGTAGAACGCAAGCGGTGTGCCCAGCCAAGATGAGGAATCTTTTGTCGAAAGGGGCAGCCGTGTAACTGCTGTGACAGAAGGTACTTACAGGCAGCCGAAAAGAAAGTGGCTTCGTTTGGCCCACCCGTGGCGAAGAAATGACCGGCAAACAAAATCTTGCCTGCTGCGCGCCTGCGCAGGGCATTGCAGGCGTCTCTCGCAATGAGAATGGTGACAGCGAGCATCAGAAAGCCAGCCGCGGACAGAGTGCCTGCCTGCGGTGCGCGGCGGATCGAAGACTAGTGCTTGATTTCTTCCCAGTACTTCTCGAATGCCCCCTTCACGTGGAAGTCGGGGCTGTTGTCCAGGTCGTGGCACTTCAGGCACGTATCGCGGGCCGATTCCAGCGGCAGTCGCATCTGGTTGGCGAACATGGCGGTCTGCTCTTCGGTGAAGCCCCCTTCTCCATTCTGAGAGGCAACGTGATGCGAGCCTGGGCCATGGCAGTTCTCGCAGCCAACACTCTTCATGTTCGGGGTCGTTTCCAGACCCAGGTAACCCGAACGGTACGGTAGATAGAGTTCCGGATTCCAGCCGGTCACGTGACAGGCCAGGCACTCGGGATCGAAGTGACGGGGAACTTCAAAGCGTTCCGGCGGATGAACCAGCGTATCGGTTGCGTGGCTATGCTTGGAGTTTGCCCAGACTTCGTACGCTTCCGAATGGCACTCCTCGCAGCTTTCCGAGCCAACAAACGTATGGCCACTGTTGTGCGGTTGAGGGCGAATGCCTAGCCCGTCGAGGCCGAGTGTTTCCAATTGCTTCTGGTAGCTTGCCAATAGGCGAAGCATTTCTTCCGAGTCTTTGAAGCGAGCATCGAGGGCAACACGTTCGTAGCGGAAAGGCTGTTGAGGATCGTTGAAGAGGCCAACCACACCGACATACATCCCTTTGGTACCAACCTGGATCATTTGGGTATTGGTTCCTTCCACAATCTCAGGCTGCAGTGTGGGCTCCCCTGCCCCGCCGGCGGTCACCACAATCTGGAATCCTGGGAAGGCCTTGGCGAACTGTCGACTTTCTTCCAGCGAAGCATGGGAAAGCAGCACATACAGACCGCAGTTCTCTGCTTTCAATGCGTTCCAACTGGCTGCCAACTCTTGCATCGGATCTCCCATCTCGACTTCCGAGTTCGAGATCTTCTGCTGTTCCTTGGCACCTAGTACGCCGGTGATGCCGATTTTCTTGCCGCCAGCTTCCACGATCCGATGCTTGGGCGTGAAACCCAGCAGGCTGGCATTGCTGGAGATGTACTTGATGTTGTCGGGATCTTCCGAGGCAACCGCGGCGAAGACTTCATCCACCGAGAGTCGCAGGTCATCGGGGCCGAAGCTGACTGCTTCATAACCCATCTTCTTCAAGCCTTCGGCGGTGGTCTGGAACTTGATTTCTGGCTGGCGTCCGAAGCGACGGACCTGGTTGCCGACATCCAACGCCACCACATCCCAGCCCCGATCGTTACGCAATTGATTCAGGAAGGTCTGACGCCGCATCAGTCCCCCTTTTTGATTGTCGAGGCCTGTGCATCCGCAAGGCTCGATGTATCCGTGCTGCTGTCCGGTCAGAAACAATGCGAGCTGAGGCTTGTTCCAACCCTCGAAAAGTTCACGACGTGGGATCTTGGGCGATTCCTTCTCCTCTTCCGAAGCATCCATCATCGCAATCTCCGATGGCATCGCGATCGGTTGGACGCTCGAGTTCCCTTGCTGCCCCAGTGGCATCTCGGCACCGGTTTGGACAATCTCGGAATTTCTGCCTGGTGCGGCTTCGATCATGGGTATCGGCGCAGCCGCCCCGACGTCGACGCGATTTTTCTCGGGGGCTTGCAGAGCAGAGGATTCCGCCTGGCCGACTTCCGTAGATTGGCTGCAGCCAAAAGTGCCAGCTAGCAGGATGGTCGCTACCGAGAGAAAGGTGACCATATGGCCAAGTTCGTGACGCATACCATTGAGGGGGTTGTTGGTTCGATGAAGCGCTGGCCGATCCCATTTCAGCCTGGTGATCGGCTCTAAACGACATGAGTTACATCGAAGAATCTACTCGACTGAGAAATAAACACCAATATTGACCTCTTTGATCTCAGGGTGTCCTTCCACAGATAGAGCGATTTTCCCCAAATCCTTACGCTCGGGACCTAGAAAATTTCCTTCAGGTACGCCAGCAGGGATTTCTACCGTAAGAGGGATCTTACGAACGGTGCCGTTGTTTAGCGACTCCGGTTCGCCGACTTCGACCTTCATATACTTAGGAAATGTTTCGTCGAGTTTCACACTCACGCTGTCACGATGTGGACCTTTGATAATGAGGAACAGCTTCGTTGCAGCGCCTTCCGATTTCTTCAGTTTGTTCAGGTAGAGCAATGACTTGTCGCGGTCGTACTTCTTGAC
The genomic region above belongs to Blastopirellula marina and contains:
- the nirB gene encoding nitrite reductase large subunit NirB translates to MVTDDQQTIVVIGNGMVGHRFVEKLVDFDQARQYKIVTFCEEPRAAYDRVGLTSFFAHRDAEKLMIARLEWYQEHGVELHLGDRAHKIDRDKQVVYSEKGAKIAYDYVVLATGSYPFVPPVDGINMHGVYVYRTIEDLEKIIEHGKTAKTCAVIGGGLLGLEAAKAAFDLGMKTHVIEFAPRLMPRQVDDRGSKLLVQKIEELGVDVHLNKGTKLVQGDGKVEKMVFTDDTELDVDMIIVSAGIRPRDDVAKEAGLDIGPRGGVSVDDLLRTSDPKIFAIGEVALHSGMIYGLVAPGYEMAEIVAGNLCGKDLKFSGTDLSTKLKLMGVDVASFGNYEASEDVSTSLVVEDPFQGNYKKLLFSKDGKTLLGGILVGDASEYGTLSVFAKSGDALPCSPSDLMGTSGNGGGASALGGAESMPDSAQICSCNNVTKGQICAAIRDNDLMTPAEVKKCTSAGGGCGGCMPLVTDILTAELAAAGKTLSKDLCEHFAYSRQELFEIVKIKEIKTFDDLLASHGKGDGCEICKPAAASIFASLWNDHILEASHKTLQDTNDRFLANIQRDATYSVVPRVAGGEITPDKLIVLGQVAKKYNLYTKITGGQRVDLFGAKVQDLPDIWSELIDAGFESGHAYGKAVRTVKSCVGSTWCRYGVGDSVGFAIQIENRYRGIRAPHKLKFAVSGCVRECAEAQGKDVGLIATENGYNLYVCGNGGASPRHADLLVADIDEETAVKYMDRFLMYYIMTADKLTRTSVWLEKMEGGLDHIRDVVINDSLNICEELEARMQMLVDTYQCEWKTVVEDPEKRAFFKQFVNTDESELGIEIITERDQQRPADWPDNSVNLVELKGLNGETISHDLPAEEELTWVSMGNEADFPLNGGAAVKYGDVQIAIFRATTHSDWYACQNMCPHKNAFVLSRGIIGDAGGVPKVACPLHKKTFSLESGECLSGEDFKLQTFQVKVEDGTVFVQLPPQETLNATLGTKLHCISACDAEKSRQMALIGG
- a CDS encoding multiheme c-type cytochrome; the encoded protein is MVTFLSVATILLAGTFGCSQSTEVGQAESSALQAPEKNRVDVGAAAPIPMIEAAPGRNSEIVQTGAEMPLGQQGNSSVQPIAMPSEIAMMDASEEEKESPKIPRRELFEGWNKPQLALFLTGQQHGYIEPCGCTGLDNQKGGLMRRQTFLNQLRNDRGWDVVALDVGNQVRRFGRQPEIKFQTTAEGLKKMGYEAVSFGPDDLRLSVDEVFAAVASEDPDNIKYISSNASLLGFTPKHRIVEAGGKKIGITGVLGAKEQQKISNSEVEMGDPMQELAASWNALKAENCGLYVLLSHASLEESRQFAKAFPGFQIVVTAGGAGEPTLQPEIVEGTNTQMIQVGTKGMYVGVVGLFNDPQQPFRYERVALDARFKDSEEMLRLLASYQKQLETLGLDGLGIRPQPHNSGHTFVGSESCEECHSEAYEVWANSKHSHATDTLVHPPERFEVPRHFDPECLACHVTGWNPELYLPYRSGYLGLETTPNMKSVGCENCHGPGSHHVASQNGEGGFTEEQTAMFANQMRLPLESARDTCLKCHDLDNSPDFHVKGAFEKYWEEIKH